From Mucilaginibacter gotjawali:
TCCGTAGGTGCTGCCCTTCGCAAACCAGGCAAACAGGCATTATTTTATAAGGGTAGCCGCTATGCGGCACTAAATTGCCTTTTGTTCTTATTTCTACAAACGGGTGGCCCCCGAGAGGGGCAGATTGGCCACATGGATCATATTTAACAATGGGGTACAAGGCAGCTTCCGTCAGGAGAGCGTTTTGGCCACCGCGTATCCACAAGTTTTTATGCGCCGTAGGTGCTACCTGTTTGTAGAAATATTAATAATAAAAATACCAGCTCCATAGGTGCTGCCCTCCGCAAACCAGGCAAACAGGCATTAATTTATAAGGGTAGCCGCTATGCGGCACTAAATTACCTTTGTTTTTATTTCTACAAACGGGTGGCCCCCGAGAGGGGCAGATTGGCCACATGGATCATATTTAACAATGGGGTACAAGACAGCTTCCGTCAGGAGAGCGTTTTGGCCACCGCGTATCCACAAGTTTTTATGCGCCGTAGGTGCTACCTGTTTGTAGAAATATTAATAATAAAAATACCAGCTCCGTAGGTGCTGCCCTTCGCAAACCAGGCAAACAGGCATTATTTTATAAGGGTAGCCGCTATGCGGCACTAAATTGCCTTTTGTTCTTATTTCTACAAACGGGTGGCCCCGAGAGGGGCAGATTGGCCACATGGATCATATTTAACAATGGGGTACAAGGCAGCTTCCGCCAGGAGGGAGTTTTGGCGATAATTCAGATCTTCAAAATATCTGGGGGGAATTCCAACCAGGGCCAAAACGAAGCAATCGCGAACTATACCTTGAGGAAATGACTATTGGAATGTAATAGCGGTTGCGCAAAGTTCGCGATTGCCTCCGCCAATGGGCGGATCGCAATAACAAATACTTTCACAATAAATTTTATCGTTGTAAATCAATACTTTACAAAATATTTCACACAAATACTAATCAATTAGTTGCAATCCTAATAAATTAGTATCACATTTGATTTAAAATTATTTCATTATGCAAAAACTGGCAAAAAGAGAAGAACAAATAATGCAGGCCTGCTGGCAGCTGGAGAATGCTTTTATTAAAGAGATCATTAATGAAATGCCCGATCCCAAGCCGCATTATAATACCATTGCTACTATGGTGAAGATTTTGGAAGATAAAGGTTTCCTGGCGCATGAAACTATTGGTAACGTTTTCCGCTATTATCCGGTCATATCAAAAGACGCGTACCAGAAGCATGCCATGAACGATATAGTAAGCCAGTATTTTGATAATTCGTACCCTAACATGCTGATGTTTTTCGCCAAAGAGCAAAAAATCTCCGACGAAGAATTGAATGAAATTATAAACCTCATTAAATCGCAAAAGAAATGATCCCCTATATCCTGCACGTAGCCCTGCTGATAACGGTTTGCCTTTTGTTTTACAAGCTATTGCTGCAAAAGGAAACATTTTACCGTTTAAACCGCATCATCCTGGTTTTTTGCCTGGCGCTGTCGTTTATCTTGCCGCTGATCCCTGTTCCGCAGCAATGGGCGCTGAGGGCTCCGGCTAAACCAACCGAAGTGCAGGATCAGCCAATAGTGGTGTCGCCACAGATTGCTGATGTACCGCAGATCAATACGGTAACAAACCCGGGCAAAACAAAGCAAGCGCCTGCTACAGCTACACCGGGAACACCTGCCAAACCAGCACCTGCCGCAACTATACAACATACGGTACAAACAATTACACCATCGGTACCTGTGATACAAACCGTATTTAAATGGCTGTTTTATTTATACTGGATAGGCGTAGCCGCATTTGGGCTCAACCTTTTATTACAGGTAGTAGTATTGCTTTTCCAGGCCTATACCAAACCGGCTATAATAGATGGCAAATTCCGTATTGTTGAACTGACAGGCGATAAGGCACCCTGCTCTTTCGGTAATAATATTTTTATCAACCCCGAAAAATACGACTGGGAAACCTACAGCCAGATCTTGCT
This genomic window contains:
- a CDS encoding BlaI/MecI/CopY family transcriptional regulator; translation: MQKLAKREEQIMQACWQLENAFIKEIINEMPDPKPHYNTIATMVKILEDKGFLAHETIGNVFRYYPVISKDAYQKHAMNDIVSQYFDNSYPNMLMFFAKEQKISDEELNEIINLIKSQKK